The DNA sequence TTGAAAGAAAAATGAGCAATATTATTTGACAGACAATAAGATGTTTCATCAATGGTTTTGAAGGAAATGGATGAATAAATACGATGTTCACTCCCAATTTACACATAATAGATACAATTGGGACATCTTTGTTTTCTTTTCAAAAAATCAAACCCTTATTTTTACCCTGTGAGCGAAACCTTGCAAAAATACCTGCCCGAAAGAGCAGTTGAATCCTGTTTTGAGCTGATCAAAACGCATGGGGTGCATCTTAAGATCGTGAACCATCGGGTGACACGGCATGGTGATTACCGCAAAATGCCTCAGGGTGGGCATCAAATCACGGTCAATGCTTCGTTGAACAAATATCGTTTTTTGATTACGTTGGTACATGAAATTGCCCATTTGGTAGCTTTTGAGCGTTTTGGTCGGGGTATCAAACCCCATGGGGCAGAGTGGAAGCGTACTTTTCAACAACTGATGCTCCCGTTTATCAGGCCCGAAATTTTTCCCTCGCAGTTGTTGCCCTTGATCGCCCAACATTTCAAAAACCCGAAAGCGAGCAGTAGCACCGACACCAGATTGTCTGTGGCCCTACAGAAATTTGACCCCGTTGACCGTACCAAGAGCTATGTGTTCGAGCTGCCCATGGGCAGTACTTTTCGCCTCTATAATGGCAAATTGTTCAAAAAGGGAAAGAAGCGCGTAAAACGCTACGAATGTATTGAATTGGCCACGGGTAAACTATATTTGTTTCAACCGAACGCTGAGGTTGATTTTGTCAGGGAATAAATTATCTCGGGGCAATCCCGATGGCTATCGAACCATTTAAATCTCGATTATCGAGTAAACAAGATGAACAAAAACTATTATGCCGTTTTAATGGCCGGAGGGGTGGGATCTCGCTTTTGGCCCGTGAGTACAGAGGCCTATCCGAAGCAATTTCACGATATGCTGGGAGTGGGCAAAACACTGCTACAGAGTACGTTTGAACGCCTTACCCGATTTATTCCGAAACAGAATGTCTTGATATTGACCAATGCGCGTTATAACGATTTGGTACTCGAACAATTACCGATGGTCACCCAAGAGCAGGTGGTGCTCGAACCCGCCATGCGCAATACGGCTCCTTGTATTCTGTATGCGGCCCTGAAGATTCAAAAGATGAATGCCGATGCAGTGATGATAGTGGCCCCAAGCGATCATTGGATAGAAGATGAAGCAGCTTTTGAAGACAATGTCAAGAAATGTTTTGAGAAGTGCACCCAAGAGGCAGTACTGTGTACATTGGGCATTCAACCAACCGAACCGAACACCGGCTTTGGGTACATAGAGTTTGAGAAAGATAGCACTGAATCTTTAAAAAAAGTTGTTCAGTTCAGGGAAAAACCTGATTTGGAAACCGCAAAAGAATTCCTCCGGCAAGGTAATTTTCTTTGGAACGCAGGTATCTTTATGTGGAGTATCGAAACGATTGTCGAGGCATTCAAAAGCCATCAACGATCCCAATACGAACTGTTTGAAAGCGGTATTTCTTGCTACAATACTTCTGAGGAAAAAGACT is a window from the Muricauda sp. SCSIO 65647 genome containing:
- a CDS encoding mannose-1-phosphate guanylyltransferase, which gives rise to MNKNYYAVLMAGGVGSRFWPVSTEAYPKQFHDMLGVGKTLLQSTFERLTRFIPKQNVLILTNARYNDLVLEQLPMVTQEQVVLEPAMRNTAPCILYAALKIQKMNADAVMIVAPSDHWIEDEAAFEDNVKKCFEKCTQEAVLCTLGIQPTEPNTGFGYIEFEKDSTESLKKVVQFREKPDLETAKEFLRQGNFLWNAGIFMWSIETIVEAFKSHQRSQYELFESGISCYNTSEEKDFIEENYPKAENISIDYAILEKSKAIYTLPATFDWNDLGTWGALYEKLEKDAAKNAVVNAGVLLKDAKGNMIRSKTGKVVVVDGLEDFIIVDKDDVLLIYPKSKQQHIKEVRASVQKNFGDKFV
- a CDS encoding SprT-like domain-containing protein, with the translated sequence MSETLQKYLPERAVESCFELIKTHGVHLKIVNHRVTRHGDYRKMPQGGHQITVNASLNKYRFLITLVHEIAHLVAFERFGRGIKPHGAEWKRTFQQLMLPFIRPEIFPSQLLPLIAQHFKNPKASSSTDTRLSVALQKFDPVDRTKSYVFELPMGSTFRLYNGKLFKKGKKRVKRYECIELATGKLYLFQPNAEVDFVRE